In Vibrio echinoideorum, the following proteins share a genomic window:
- a CDS encoding ATP-binding protein: MNKRFAIWIKPCFRLISSLLFLFIGLSHANAESVSEDDLTLWLAGKPTVTFIALSSHYPYSFIDDRGEVSGIIRDWANEFELNYGIETDFISVNSNSDAKQALLDGKGDVFLFQQFDPSEGGRFLATNPYIPYQIAVILPTDDPTTDNIEQSDRRRIAMVQDSIDLEKSGVQLSSIERVQFDTAIDAIRALEDGSVDGMLAEPVTTLNLAHKSGVYSLAVNYVLDRWKYIEASMVVRTKDTELLALLNQQIATFDIGKKNRILSHWLKDSPYRTPVKGVFGFGNPPYMYPDSTSVGIEHDIMQRALNNMGYRLGDVVTLPRSAAKQAIDNNSSISFVSGIQADGSSVHFLSDKVMDVEFVPVSLKRRNLNLKSAKKLSLGALLFDETSPIKNSVELLKDKVSIDRIEDIDSLESAFSQLRAQNVDLLMVEKRVLRWFVTNTRFIEMREIELHEDFKVDYPIYVDFRTPKLRDSFNEAIKYLKQTDDEFEQILETQVKNDLTSVLRKADIIAQISAYFIVNDRFEELPEIFDIFDAEHTFKVISAQADNNKRPIESWYLGEVLDSSLSKKNTSELSSVTKGAGYKTQTGSINAGFMTFYFDVNSVESNYVYFPSIDQFESFGEGAQRYISDVYQSNSLTGELLNLSQKERQWIKDHPELKIGIDPNSLPYEALSNKDEYIGMIDDYLKLIEQKTGLRLSHVDVESWQETRRLVDHRRVHLVSAAVENRSLGESVKPAKALFSSRLAIASRRDVNSIVLKEAQGWKLGILASGANTEAIVESYPNIEWDLVESTKEGLDRVESGELDGFIDTVDVLNYLINSFGYRGIGIIGRLDFFLSPTLHVIKSEPLLLSIVNKAIGSISAEDHQKISAKWAAPKAIEKVDYQLVYTISVFSVVIVLLIVFWNRKLSKQITIANNATAALRKAQNQLYNILNTSPIAASVIVDEQVRYANDTAKRLFGVERRDLSSIDVEVVYNTLSDRDDLYKELSLNGKVVNRELVLRKFDGSRFVALVSYYLLELDGEVATLFWAFDISEMKRLNEQLEEEKKRVDLASQAKSEFLANMSHEIRTPMNAIIGLSYLAIGEISNPVARNYIEKVHRSGHSLLTIINDILDFSKIEAGQLVIDSIPFDPVTTFKDVIELMESKAIEKQLNLSMSIAPELETPMLGDPLRLFQVILNLIGNAIKFTEHGQVTLAVELVKSDENSVSMKIIVSDTGIGISEENRHKLFQAFSQADSTTTRRFGGTGLGLNISQKLVQAMGSEISVVSILGQGSEFSFPLTLPRSNTEELADFKSQELKLDYHIEFKGQRVLLVEDNELNQDLALAYFSRAKLKADLAENGEEAVALAQTNDYEMIFMDLQMPIMDGFEATRKIREFDTQVPIIAMSANVFADAKQRARDAGVTDFLDKPIIIDKATSLLIKYIVPEVMVEGKTAPLTEQVVSLAESDGNLTLDNLTLDNLTLNNIVASPVFSQQRFDQLTQSDIELQDKLLRKFDSSAPKIMAEAFESLDQDEWIVLERNLHTLKSMAASIGGLRLTDLLGGLERKAHEHECHEFDLQEGKLGLIELIKAIEDQFDKSHTTEIVDSSALTSTVTEEQRVQLLALLKAYDNEAAQYVSELIVLHPNSIELKEVQRALEGYDFERATDVIRSYQ, encoded by the coding sequence ATGAATAAGCGCTTTGCCATATGGATTAAGCCGTGTTTTAGACTCATTTCTAGTTTGTTATTTCTTTTCATTGGTTTGTCGCATGCAAACGCTGAGAGTGTCAGTGAAGATGACTTAACCCTATGGTTGGCAGGCAAACCTACGGTGACATTTATTGCGCTTTCTAGTCATTACCCTTATTCGTTTATTGATGATAGAGGGGAGGTGTCCGGTATCATTCGGGATTGGGCGAACGAGTTTGAACTTAATTATGGAATTGAAACGGACTTTATAAGCGTAAATTCTAATTCTGACGCGAAACAGGCACTACTTGATGGGAAAGGAGACGTTTTCCTTTTCCAACAGTTTGATCCGAGCGAAGGTGGGCGATTTCTCGCTACTAATCCTTACATCCCTTACCAAATTGCGGTGATTCTTCCTACCGACGACCCTACTACCGACAACATTGAGCAGTCCGATAGGCGGCGTATCGCCATGGTTCAAGATAGTATCGATCTAGAAAAGTCGGGGGTACAACTGAGCTCAATCGAAAGAGTCCAATTTGATACTGCGATTGATGCTATTCGCGCATTGGAAGATGGTTCAGTCGATGGGATGCTCGCCGAGCCCGTTACGACATTAAATCTTGCTCACAAGAGTGGTGTATACAGTTTAGCGGTCAATTACGTTCTCGACCGCTGGAAATACATAGAAGCTTCAATGGTTGTTCGAACTAAAGACACCGAATTGCTTGCTTTGTTAAACCAACAAATCGCAACGTTTGATATTGGGAAGAAAAACCGGATTCTATCGCATTGGTTAAAAGATTCACCCTACCGGACTCCAGTTAAAGGGGTGTTTGGTTTTGGTAATCCACCATATATGTACCCGGATAGCACTTCTGTCGGTATCGAACACGACATTATGCAAAGGGCTCTAAACAATATGGGCTATCGGCTGGGTGACGTTGTCACGTTACCTCGCAGTGCTGCGAAACAAGCCATCGATAACAATAGTTCGATATCTTTTGTCTCAGGGATACAGGCTGACGGTTCTTCAGTGCACTTTTTGAGTGACAAAGTCATGGATGTTGAGTTCGTGCCAGTTTCGTTAAAAAGACGTAACTTGAACCTCAAATCTGCCAAGAAACTATCTTTAGGTGCTTTGTTATTCGATGAAACATCACCAATAAAAAATTCTGTCGAACTACTTAAAGATAAGGTGAGCATCGATCGAATTGAAGATATTGATAGCTTAGAGTCTGCATTTTCTCAACTACGAGCACAAAATGTTGACTTGTTAATGGTCGAAAAACGGGTATTAAGATGGTTTGTGACAAATACTCGTTTCATTGAAATGCGTGAAATCGAACTACACGAAGATTTTAAAGTCGACTATCCAATTTATGTTGATTTTAGAACGCCCAAGTTAAGAGACAGTTTTAACGAAGCGATTAAATATTTAAAGCAAACTGATGATGAGTTTGAACAGATACTTGAAACCCAAGTTAAGAATGATCTTACTTCTGTACTTAGAAAAGCCGATATTATCGCTCAAATCTCCGCTTACTTTATTGTGAATGACCGCTTCGAAGAACTCCCTGAGATCTTTGATATATTCGATGCTGAGCACACCTTTAAGGTTATTTCTGCTCAAGCGGATAATAATAAAAGACCTATTGAATCTTGGTATTTAGGCGAAGTATTAGATTCTTCATTGAGTAAAAAGAATACGTCTGAATTATCATCTGTTACCAAAGGCGCTGGTTATAAAACGCAAACAGGAAGTATAAATGCGGGCTTCATGACATTTTATTTTGATGTCAATTCGGTTGAGAGTAATTATGTGTATTTCCCTTCGATTGACCAATTTGAATCGTTTGGTGAAGGAGCTCAGCGTTATATTTCTGATGTTTACCAATCGAACAGCCTGACTGGTGAACTTCTTAATTTAAGTCAGAAAGAGCGTCAATGGATCAAAGACCATCCCGAACTAAAGATAGGTATCGACCCAAACTCATTACCTTATGAAGCCTTGTCAAACAAGGATGAATATATAGGGATGATTGATGATTACCTCAAGTTAATTGAACAAAAAACCGGACTGCGCCTTAGTCATGTCGACGTTGAAAGTTGGCAAGAAACTCGTCGCCTCGTTGATCATCGACGAGTACATTTAGTGTCAGCTGCGGTTGAGAATCGCTCACTAGGCGAAAGTGTAAAACCAGCAAAAGCGCTATTTTCTAGCCGCCTCGCGATAGCTTCAAGACGTGATGTAAATAGTATTGTGCTTAAAGAGGCTCAAGGCTGGAAGCTTGGAATATTAGCCAGTGGTGCTAATACCGAAGCCATTGTTGAAAGTTACCCAAATATTGAATGGGATCTTGTCGAATCCACCAAAGAAGGGTTGGATCGAGTTGAATCTGGTGAGCTCGATGGATTTATTGATACTGTCGATGTGTTGAATTATTTGATCAATTCATTTGGTTATCGAGGTATCGGAATTATTGGTCGATTGGATTTCTTTTTGTCGCCGACCTTACACGTCATTAAATCAGAGCCGTTATTACTGTCTATTGTTAACAAAGCAATAGGAAGTATATCTGCAGAAGACCACCAAAAAATATCCGCTAAATGGGCGGCACCTAAAGCAATTGAAAAAGTTGATTACCAACTCGTTTATACCATCTCGGTATTTTCCGTGGTGATAGTGCTGTTGATTGTATTTTGGAATAGAAAATTATCTAAGCAAATCACTATTGCTAATAACGCTACCGCAGCACTTCGTAAAGCACAAAATCAGCTTTACAACATTTTGAACACGTCCCCGATAGCAGCGAGTGTTATTGTCGACGAACAAGTTCGTTATGCGAATGATACGGCGAAACGCCTTTTTGGAGTAGAACGAAGAGATCTCTCTTCTATTGATGTTGAAGTCGTTTATAACACTTTATCCGATCGTGATGATTTGTATAAAGAACTGAGTCTTAACGGTAAGGTTGTGAATAGGGAGTTAGTGCTTCGGAAATTTGATGGCAGTCGTTTTGTCGCCCTTGTTAGTTACTACCTACTCGAGCTTGATGGGGAAGTCGCGACTCTATTTTGGGCTTTTGATATTTCAGAAATGAAACGCCTAAATGAACAACTAGAAGAAGAGAAAAAGAGAGTAGATTTGGCGAGCCAGGCCAAATCTGAATTCTTAGCTAACATGAGCCATGAAATAAGAACGCCGATGAACGCGATTATTGGCTTATCTTATCTAGCGATTGGGGAAATATCTAACCCGGTTGCTCGAAATTATATTGAGAAAGTGCATCGTTCGGGTCATTCATTATTAACTATCATCAACGATATTCTTGATTTTTCAAAGATAGAAGCAGGGCAACTTGTTATTGATAGTATTCCATTTGATCCTGTAACGACATTCAAAGATGTGATTGAGTTGATGGAGTCGAAAGCAATCGAAAAGCAGCTGAATTTATCAATGTCGATTGCACCGGAACTAGAGACGCCAATGCTTGGTGACCCATTGAGGCTATTTCAGGTAATCCTGAACCTTATTGGTAATGCCATTAAATTTACAGAGCACGGGCAAGTAACCTTAGCCGTTGAACTGGTCAAATCTGACGAGAACAGTGTGAGCATGAAGATCATTGTTTCGGATACTGGGATAGGCATATCAGAAGAGAACCGACATAAACTATTTCAAGCGTTTAGCCAGGCAGACAGTACCACCACACGTAGGTTTGGTGGCACAGGTTTAGGGCTTAATATCAGTCAAAAGCTTGTACAAGCCATGGGCAGTGAAATTTCAGTAGTGAGCATATTGGGACAGGGCAGTGAGTTCTCTTTCCCTTTGACGTTACCTCGATCGAACACAGAGGAACTCGCGGACTTTAAGTCGCAGGAACTTAAACTGGATTATCATATTGAGTTTAAAGGACAAAGGGTATTGTTGGTTGAAGACAACGAGCTGAACCAAGATTTAGCTCTGGCATATTTTAGTCGTGCTAAATTGAAGGCTGATCTAGCCGAAAATGGCGAAGAAGCCGTGGCGTTAGCTCAAACTAACGATTACGAAATGATTTTTATGGACCTTCAAATGCCGATTATGGATGGCTTCGAAGCGACACGAAAAATTAGAGAGTTTGATACGCAAGTGCCTATCATTGCGATGTCGGCCAATGTATTCGCTGATGCAAAACAGAGAGCAAGAGACGCAGGGGTAACGGATTTCTTAGATAAGCCGATAATCATTGATAAAGCGACCTCTTTGCTTATCAAGTACATCGTGCCAGAGGTTATGGTAGAAGGAAAAACGGCACCTTTAACGGAGCAAGTGGTGAGTCTAGCTGAGAGCGATGGCAATCTCACCCTCGACAATCTCACCCTCGACAATCTTACCCTCAACAATATTGTCGCTTCTCCTGTGTTTTCGCAACAGCGTTTTGACCAACTCACTCAATCTGACATTGAACTACAAGATAAACTGCTTAGAAAGTTCGACAGTAGTGCACCAAAGATCATGGCTGAGGCCTTTGAGAGTTTGGACCAAGATGAATGGATCGTTCTAGAGCGCAATCTACATACCTTGAAAAGCATGGCCGCATCGATTGGCGGATTACGATTAACTGATTTACTTGGTGGTTTAGAAAGAAAAGCCCATGAGCACGAGTGTCATGAGTTCGATCTCCAAGAAGGTAAGCTTGGTTTAATTGAGCTCATTAAGGCGATTGAAGACCAATTTGATAAATCACATACAACAGAAATTGTCGATTCAAGTGCTTTGACGTCAACGGTGACAGAGGAACAAAGAGTGCAGCTACTCGCGCTACTCAAAGCCTATGATAACGAAGCGGCGCAATATGTATCTGAGTTGATTGTTTTGCATCCAAACTCTATCGAACTCAAAGAGGTGCAACGTGCGTTGGAGGGCTATGACTTCGAGCGTGCAACTGACGTAATTCGAAGTTATCAATAA
- a CDS encoding HD-GYP domain-containing protein, which translates to MSRKPIVLVVDDTPSNLDVLTAILKDTYQVKVAINGTIGIKIAKMVPQPDLILLDIMMPDIDGYEVCRQLKAQPNTEHIPIIFVTAKIGPEAEVKGLALGAVDYLTKPITPEIALQRVKTHIALYDQQRALFGQVKEKTKEINIGKLETLNILGRAAEFKDNETGMHVMRMSHYCEILAKALGMTHEDAETLRDAAPMHDIGKIGIPDSVLLKPGKLDADEWTIMQKHVEYGVEILGRQSDSKLMRMATQVAQYHHEKWDGSGYPNQIAGEAIPLVGRIAAVADVFDALTAERPYKKAWSIEEALSLITEQKGKHFDPTIVDLFLVNLPEILAIKEKFKDE; encoded by the coding sequence ATGAGTCGTAAACCTATAGTGTTAGTCGTAGATGACACCCCAAGTAACTTGGATGTGTTAACTGCAATACTCAAAGATACCTATCAAGTGAAGGTGGCAATTAACGGTACGATAGGGATCAAGATTGCGAAAATGGTACCGCAACCCGACCTTATTCTCCTTGATATTATGATGCCTGATATCGATGGCTATGAAGTGTGCCGTCAATTAAAAGCTCAACCTAACACTGAGCATATTCCGATCATATTTGTGACCGCTAAGATAGGGCCAGAAGCCGAAGTGAAAGGACTTGCCTTAGGGGCTGTTGACTATCTCACTAAGCCTATTACGCCAGAGATTGCACTACAGCGTGTGAAAACCCATATCGCACTTTATGACCAACAACGTGCGTTGTTTGGTCAAGTCAAAGAGAAAACGAAAGAGATCAACATAGGTAAGCTCGAAACGCTGAATATATTGGGTAGAGCGGCTGAATTTAAAGACAATGAAACAGGTATGCACGTCATGCGCATGAGTCATTATTGTGAAATATTAGCCAAAGCATTGGGTATGACTCACGAAGATGCAGAGACCTTGCGTGATGCGGCACCCATGCATGATATTGGGAAAATTGGTATTCCTGATAGTGTGTTACTGAAGCCGGGTAAATTAGATGCTGATGAGTGGACGATTATGCAAAAGCACGTCGAATATGGCGTTGAAATACTCGGTAGGCAGAGCGACTCAAAGTTGATGCGAATGGCAACCCAAGTAGCACAGTATCACCATGAGAAATGGGATGGCAGTGGCTATCCAAATCAGATAGCGGGTGAAGCTATACCTTTGGTCGGTAGAATTGCGGCTGTCGCTGATGTTTTTGATGCGCTTACGGCAGAAAGGCCTTACAAAAAAGCGTGGAGCATCGAAGAGGCACTTTCTTTAATTACTGAGCAAAAAGGCAAACACTTTGACCCGACAATAGTCGATTTGTTTCTCGTGAACTTGCCCGAAATACTCGCGATTAAAGAGAAATTCAAAGATGAATAA
- a CDS encoding iron ABC transporter ATP-binding protein has translation MIKLTGLTKKYGKSLVVDDASAMFPKGEVTSIIGPNGAGKSTLLSMASRLTESDAGEVIIGDKLLAEWDTKELAKHLAVLRQSNNINMRFTIRELVCFGRFPHSQGRLKDEDHKVVDTALEHLGITDIQNKYLDELSGGQRQMAFIAMVVAQDTDYVFLDEPLNNLDIKHSVEIMQTLRRLAHEFNKAVVIVIHDINFASCYSDNIVAMKKGQVVKSGKVSEVVEKTVMESIYEIPFEIREFDGVRICMYYSGR, from the coding sequence GTGATTAAATTAACAGGTTTAACTAAGAAGTATGGCAAATCACTCGTGGTGGATGATGCCAGTGCCATGTTCCCGAAAGGCGAAGTAACTTCTATCATTGGCCCAAATGGTGCGGGTAAAAGTACGCTGCTTTCAATGGCAAGCCGCTTAACAGAGAGTGATGCCGGTGAAGTGATCATTGGTGATAAGTTACTGGCTGAGTGGGATACCAAAGAACTGGCCAAGCATCTTGCGGTGTTAAGACAGTCAAACAACATCAATATGCGCTTTACGATTCGTGAGTTGGTGTGCTTTGGCCGTTTCCCACATTCTCAAGGTCGTTTGAAAGACGAAGATCATAAAGTCGTCGATACGGCGTTAGAACACTTGGGTATCACCGATATTCAAAACAAATACCTTGATGAGCTCAGTGGCGGTCAGCGTCAAATGGCGTTCATCGCAATGGTTGTGGCGCAAGATACCGACTATGTGTTCTTAGATGAGCCTTTGAATAACCTTGATATCAAACACTCTGTTGAAATCATGCAGACGCTTCGTCGCTTAGCACATGAGTTTAATAAAGCGGTCGTTATCGTTATTCACGACATCAACTTTGCTTCGTGTTACTCAGATAACATTGTCGCGATGAAAAAAGGCCAAGTGGTGAAGTCGGGCAAGGTATCAGAGGTGGTTGAAAAGACTGTAATGGAATCGATCTACGAGATCCCGTTTGAGATTCGTGAGTTCGATGGTGTTCGAATCTGTATGTATTACTCAGGTCGTTAA
- a CDS encoding iron chelate uptake ABC transporter family permease subunit, which translates to MRDSVKIAILTIASLCMAAVFVGQGLTWDNYEFFLSLRMPKLLSIVLAAVAISASSLVFQTITNNRILTPSILGFDSLYMLVQTVLLFVFGSTSFWVIDSIANFSLSVSVMILFSFALFHFYFKSKRNNVFTLLLIGIVCGSVFSSLSNFLAMLIDPNEFAVLQNVMFASFNNVKGELVYLSIIPLGLSLLGLWTLAPKLDVLWLGVDNATSLGVNTKRLTQITLVIVSVMVAVSTALVGPVLFFGLITVSLARQIFSSYQHRTLIIASSLLAVVLLVSGQWFIEKVMAFETTVSVIINLVGGLYFMFLLLRTRIQ; encoded by the coding sequence ATGCGTGATTCAGTAAAAATTGCGATTCTGACCATCGCGTCTTTGTGTATGGCGGCAGTATTTGTGGGGCAGGGACTTACGTGGGATAACTATGAGTTCTTCTTGTCTTTACGAATGCCAAAACTGTTGTCGATTGTATTAGCTGCGGTGGCTATTTCGGCGTCATCATTGGTTTTCCAAACCATCACCAATAATAGAATTCTAACGCCTTCCATTTTGGGCTTTGACAGTTTGTACATGTTGGTTCAAACAGTGCTTCTGTTTGTGTTTGGCAGTACGAGCTTCTGGGTAATTGATTCAATTGCAAACTTCTCATTGTCTGTGTCTGTGATGATCTTGTTCTCCTTTGCTCTGTTCCATTTCTACTTTAAGAGCAAGCGAAACAACGTATTTACACTGCTGCTGATTGGTATTGTGTGTGGTAGCGTGTTCTCGAGTTTGTCTAATTTCCTAGCGATGTTGATAGACCCGAACGAGTTTGCGGTGCTGCAGAATGTGATGTTCGCAAGCTTCAACAATGTGAAAGGTGAGCTGGTATATCTCAGCATTATTCCACTGGGTTTGAGCTTGTTGGGGTTATGGACGTTGGCTCCTAAGCTTGATGTACTTTGGCTCGGCGTGGATAACGCGACAAGTCTGGGTGTGAACACCAAGCGACTGACTCAAATTACCTTGGTGATTGTGTCGGTGATGGTCGCGGTATCAACTGCCTTGGTTGGCCCGGTACTTTTCTTCGGTTTAATCACCGTGAGCTTGGCTCGTCAGATATTCAGCTCTTATCAGCACCGCACTCTTATCATCGCAAGTAGTTTATTAGCGGTGGTTCTGCTCGTTTCTGGCCAATGGTTCATCGAAAAAGTAATGGCGTTTGAAACCACAGTGAGTGTGATCATTAACTTGGTCGGCGGTTTGTATTTTATGTTCTTGTTGTTACGCACCAGAATTCAGTAA
- a CDS encoding ABC transporter permease, which translates to MLKPITAAVFLVVLCVASLMIGVADISFSDFFNGNQHANSIYIVSRIPRLFAIILAGAGLSVSGLIMQQIVQNKFAAPSTMGTIDCAMLGYIVGILVLGNAAQWSYLGFIFAFAVFGTMLLVRFLQHLKFKNAVLVPLIGIMYGNVVSALTTFIAYKYDLVQTMSAWTMANFASVLQGSYEILYLAVPACVLAYYFASQFSAASIGESFAKNIGLNYQKIVFIGVALVAICASSVVMIVGVIPFLGLIVPNIVSLMMGDNMKKILPWTAYWGVILVLACDLLARVIIFPYEIPISMVISIFGGLIFIYLIMRDKSNA; encoded by the coding sequence ATGTTGAAACCCATTACAGCTGCTGTATTTCTTGTTGTGTTATGCGTTGCGTCATTGATGATTGGAGTTGCTGACATCAGTTTTAGCGACTTCTTCAATGGCAACCAACACGCCAACTCTATTTATATTGTTAGTCGGATCCCTCGACTGTTCGCTATTATTCTTGCTGGCGCAGGCTTGAGTGTCTCTGGCCTCATCATGCAACAGATAGTGCAGAACAAGTTTGCCGCGCCTTCAACAATGGGCACCATTGACTGTGCGATGTTGGGTTATATCGTCGGTATTCTGGTTCTGGGTAACGCCGCGCAATGGAGCTACTTAGGCTTTATCTTCGCGTTCGCGGTGTTCGGCACCATGCTATTGGTTCGCTTCCTACAGCACCTCAAGTTTAAGAACGCGGTTCTAGTGCCTTTGATTGGCATCATGTATGGCAACGTGGTTTCGGCGCTGACGACGTTTATCGCTTACAAGTATGACTTGGTACAAACCATGTCGGCATGGACGATGGCGAACTTTGCGAGCGTGTTGCAGGGCAGCTATGAAATTCTTTATCTTGCGGTTCCTGCTTGCGTGTTGGCTTACTACTTCGCGAGTCAGTTCAGTGCGGCTAGCATTGGCGAAAGCTTCGCGAAAAACATCGGCTTGAATTACCAGAAGATCGTTTTCATTGGTGTTGCACTAGTCGCTATCTGTGCTTCTTCTGTAGTGATGATCGTCGGCGTTATCCCATTCCTTGGTTTAATTGTGCCGAATATTGTTTCGCTGATGATGGGCGACAACATGAAGAAGATCTTACCTTGGACGGCTTACTGGGGCGTTATTTTAGTATTGGCTTGTGACTTGTTAGCTCGCGTCATCATTTTCCCTTATGAGATCCCAATCTCGATGGTAATCAGCATCTTTGGTGGCTTGATTTTTATCTACCTAATCATGAGAGACAAGTCGAATGCGTGA
- a CDS encoding siderophore ABC transporter substrate-binding protein: MKKIINSVRQLLSGLAIVLASSFMITAQAKTVTIEHVKGTAQFTEVPQRVVVLGFGSLDVLDQIGVKPVGAPHSLMPDYLSSYKETTTNTGSLSEPDFEAIYMLKPDVIIAENRMLKVYDKLAQIAPTIMFSIEGDKYWADAQQNWRALGDIFGKQAEVEAIIKETQTSITAVNDKVASDETSAMMLMNNGNNIAMFNKGSRFSIIFDDFGYVESKSATVAPIKGTHGNLISFEYIADAKPEVLYILDREKAIGKSEGRAPQLFDNPLVAATPAAQQGNIVYLDSSAWYLAGGGVTAIHRMLGDIERTIQ; encoded by the coding sequence ATGAAGAAAATAATCAATTCAGTCCGCCAGTTATTGAGCGGGCTTGCCATCGTTCTTGCATCATCATTTATGATAACCGCTCAAGCGAAAACCGTGACAATTGAACACGTAAAAGGCACAGCGCAATTTACTGAAGTACCACAACGTGTGGTCGTTCTTGGCTTTGGTAGCCTGGATGTACTTGATCAAATAGGCGTGAAACCAGTAGGCGCACCTCACAGCTTAATGCCTGACTACCTCTCGTCATACAAAGAAACGACCACAAATACTGGTTCGTTGAGCGAACCTGACTTTGAAGCTATCTACATGTTGAAGCCTGATGTCATCATCGCGGAAAACCGCATGCTTAAGGTTTATGACAAGCTGGCACAAATTGCTCCGACGATCATGTTCTCTATCGAAGGCGATAAGTACTGGGCTGATGCTCAACAAAACTGGCGAGCGCTAGGCGATATCTTTGGTAAGCAAGCAGAAGTTGAAGCTATCATCAAAGAGACTCAAACTTCGATTACCGCGGTAAATGACAAAGTAGCGTCTGACGAAACTTCAGCAATGATGCTAATGAACAACGGCAACAACATTGCGATGTTCAACAAAGGCAGTCGCTTCTCTATCATCTTTGACGACTTCGGTTACGTTGAATCAAAGAGTGCAACAGTGGCCCCAATTAAAGGCACGCACGGCAACCTGATCTCTTTCGAATACATTGCTGATGCAAAACCTGAAGTGCTTTACATCCTAGACCGTGAGAAAGCGATTGGTAAGTCAGAAGGTCGTGCGCCACAACTGTTTGATAACCCATTAGTAGCGGCAACGCCCGCAGCACAACAAGGTAATATCGTTTACCTTGATTCAAGTGCTTGGTATTTGGCTGGTGGCGGCGTGACAGCGATTCACAGAATGCTTGGTGATATTGAACGTACGATTCAATAG